The following are from one region of the Dreissena polymorpha isolate Duluth1 chromosome 2, UMN_Dpol_1.0, whole genome shotgun sequence genome:
- the LOC127870045 gene encoding deleted in malignant brain tumors 1 protein-like produces the protein MTACQLNTILCWLLFTLPIVSATNIRLVGGKTPYSGRVEVEHNGVWGTVCDDDFTVNSAKVVCRMLGFTDMGLAEVVPPRVFGPGSGVIMLDSLNCIGHEDDVANCSHNSWQTTDCAHKEDVGVNCQTHLRLTPGSTTHDGQVEVNISGSWKPICADNFTISEAMVVCGMMGFGSNGAQLFQPHTLSKQFSPISYNCKAGEKDISMCTRWNGTTCSSSSVASVNCRTPIRLVNGTSAQSGRVEVEYRGQWGTICDDNFDDLEANVICRMLGYSTKDAKAFGGAYYGEGSGSISIDEMRCTGSESDISECKSSDWLSPSNCLHNEDASVKCRSEVRLQDGPMPYSGRLEILNGSSWETVCSDLVDNKTAMVVCNMLGFEQGNITVYNDGRFHTGRERMKLHGYRCTGNETDIADCQHTDYVESCINETSVGFNCYSRTPIRLIGGKKYFNGRVEIYERENNANGAWRGICYAGQTTRDAQVLCRMLGFRTQYASIHDALEHYQSHGTFAAISGLGCNGGEADITGCTPANKWTHGACSTNDHAAINCGPEVRLMDGQTKYSGRLEILNGSTWETVCSDLVDNKTAMVVCRMLGFEGGNITMYDDGRFHTGTGEMKSRGYNCIGNETDLADCQQTEYEETCVNGTSVGFNCYSKTQIRLIDGTTAYNGRVELYIPESTTQG, from the exons ATGACGGCGTGTCAGTTAAATACGATTTTGTGTTGGCTGCTTTTTACGCTACCAATAG TGTCGGCCACCAATATCCGCCTTGTGGGTGGCAAGACGCCGTACTCTGGTCGAGTGGAAGTGGAGCACAACGGAGTATGGGGAACAGTCTGTGATGATGACTTCACTGTCAACAGCGCCAAGGTCGTCTGCAGGATGCTCGGATTCACGGACATGGG TTTAGCAGAAGTTGTCCCGCCACGCGTGTTTGGCCCAGGAAGTGGAGTTATCATGCTGGACAGCCTAAACTGCATTGGTCACGAAGACGATGTTGCAAACTGCTCGCATAATAGTTGGCAAACTACTGATTGTGCACACAAAGAAGACGTCGGGGTCAACTGCC AAACACACTTGCGATTGACACCTGGTTCTACCACACACGACGGTCAGGTGGAGGTGAACATTTCTGGAAGCTGGAAACCAATATGTGCCGACAATTTCACCATATCCGAGGCCATGGTCGTCTGTGGAATGATGGGATTTGGTTCAAA CGGAGCGCAACTTTTTCAACCTCACACCTTAAGCAAGCAATTCTCACCGATATCCTACAACTGTAAAGCTGGTGAAAAGGATATTTCCATGTGTACTCGTTGGAATGGTACAACATGCTCTTCATCAAGCGTAGCTTCAGTGAACTGTC GTACACCAATTCGGCTTGTGAACGGCACCAGTGCCCAGTCCGGTCGTGTTGAGGTGGAGTATAGGGGACAGTGGGGGACGATATGTGATGACAACTTTGATGACCTTGAAGCAAACGTCATCTGTCGCATGCTTGGCTACAGCACAAA AGATGCAAAAGCATTTGGTGGTGCGTACTACGGCGAGGGAAGTGGATCAATATCCATTGATGAAATGCGATGTACGGGAAGCGAAAGTGACATATCCGAATGCAAATCAAGCGACTGGCTCTCTCCATCGAACTGTCTCCATAATGAAGATGCCTCTGTGAAATGCA GGTCAGAGGTTCGCCTACAGGATGGTCCAATGCCGTATTCTGGTCGACTTGAAATCTTGAATGGATCATCATGGGAAACTGTTTGCTCTGACTTAGTTGATAATAAAACAGCAATGGTTGTCTGTAACATGCTGGGATTCGAGCAAGG AAATATAACGGTTTACAACGATGGGCGTTTCCATACTGGGAGAGAACGAATGAAATTGCACGGCTACAGGTGCACTGGAAACGAAACAGACATTGCTGACTGCCAACACACTGACTATGTGGAATCGTGTATCAATGAAACCAGTGTCGGTTTCAATTGCT ATTCCAGAACACCGATACGACTCATCggtggaaaaaaatattttaacggTAGAGTGGAAATATATGAACGGGAAAATAATGCAAACGG TGCTTGGAGAGGAATATGTTACGCTGGACAAACAACAAGGGATGCGCAGGTGTTATGCAGAATGTTAGGGTTTAGAACACA GTATGCGTCCATACACGATGCCTTGGAACATTACCAATCGCATGGCACTTTCGCTGCCATCAGCGGTCTGGGGTGCAATGGCGGCGAAGCAGACATCACAGGATGCACACCGGCTAATAAATGGACGCATGGTGCGTGCAGTACAAATGACCATGCTGCCATCAATTGCG GACCCGAAGTACGTCTTATGGATGGGCAAACAAAATATTCTGGGAGACTGGAAATCTTGAATGGATCAACTTGGGAAACTGTTTGCTCTGATTTAGTTGATAACAAAACAGCAATGGTTGTCTGTAGGATGCTAGGATTTGAAGGAGG aaacataaCCATGTATGACGATGGGCGTTTTCATACCGGGACGGGGGAAATGAAATCACGTGGTTACAACTGCATTGGGAACGAAACAGATCTAGCTGACTGCCAGCAAACTGAATATGAAGAAACGTGCGTGAATGGAACAAGTGTCGGTTTCAATTGCT ACTCCAAGACACAAATACGTCTGATTGATGGTACAACAGCATATAACGGGAGAGTTGAACTATACATTCCAGAATCTACAACACAagggtaa
- the LOC127870047 gene encoding scavenger receptor cysteine-rich type 1 protein M130-like, producing MCADNLTAETQAVMCKMLFNVTREYVEVDRPYFKPGFKTPVIVDNIWCTGTEEDYQMCPSSDWLQNTQCKNPALLRCNTPVRLEDSDSMHSGTVEIYMNSTWSNVCFDNNQNKAHAKMFCRMLGYNYGQAQASNVTTTKNSSLQLTCGGAEDDVSECGRIVDGPCHSVLEISCASLMELHNGRTKYMGQLIVQVGDYKRNVGSIQNEKTVATVCRLLGLNFTRNFRMPSAEFLRQKNTNSEKKISTLICNGNETDIVECLNSTVYLTSSTEDIGINCQTSIRLNNGKSYLSGKLEVNINKTWVPVCSYGFQLNDAYVVCRMLGHVHARNGTYTLEPYNGTSIYGGLSCDGGEDDVSQCAGYKEQNVSTCDYGYVININCQTMVRLSDGPSATKGRVEVFYNGTWGPVCGYSIDTKEANIICRSAGYKYAYGLQNTGMTLSNKTFSNFMISGLSCIGNELSITECNSQPWLNSSCSYSVPLELECKTNVSLQYGVSKYYGRVELRLQGTYGSLCGSGFSSNDADVICKLVGAPTYGNATVYTNNVFGSPSYNFVIEQLNCSGKENDLQECQSKPWSGTSHMCNSSNTAVAINCRPNTPTRLQGIDPSNGVVEVFFDAAWYTMCGYNFDFKEAAVVCNKLGYKIGKPDPKYDYSYALVRGMSCNGDEKDISQCQFSSQWSTGYCPDAYSQYSQKAGVTCSDNRVRLVSNVNNYQGRVEFQYFGVWGTVCNANFSQNDARVICKLAGYETLSYITIHTNVSKYGQGSGNLIVEDLKCNGTETDIDECASYPWKENSAKQPCNSHYYDVGVNCRPVTPMRFVGGSNYSGRVEIEYKGDWGTICDNYFDENDAKVICRMKGLNTKSLAIRTNGFYGIGNGSILLSSLNCRGDEPDISECSIGYRWGSTYSFCSHNNDVAVQCNTPVRVREGLTFYSGIVEVYINSGWQRVCKDNFTMDDAIAICNQAGKRDNYHGNVSIHNQDFANITAEHTTLGGFGCLGDEADLYECGSGQWVESAHYCPSGENVALNCRAQTPVRLMDGLHEAGGSGLHKPVQGRVEIQYRRFDQSLQKYRDDHWGTICDDQFGDEDALVLCSMMGYSVGKVYRPEADYPMFGNETIILDDLQCLGVEGDVSECKAREWGTHDCVHDEDVAIYCNYQDNIDPCDKENYKRLPSLEMRLVNFKTKSNPINDNKLSLGWYNVGNNTLPDQAPPMNRCATIFPVYSNDPNAVPKLEDKIKYFKAEQSGDSSITYDLQAKNCGGYYVYRLGPTVTKDSAYCFGIGSEIPPPSFVANEVSVVKDNNKTSIWFKCKFDPDKSENLYYQVEWHIIGNSEHVVTKQYCNKTDLSPCYLTHKDLEDMNIGMGTNVS from the exons ATGTGTGCTGATAATTTAACTGCAGAGACACAGGCTGTCATGTGCAAAATGCTGTTTAATGTTACAAG GGAGTATGTGGAGGTTGACCGACCATACTTCAAGCCTGGATTCAAAACACCGGTAATAGTTGACAATATCTGGTGCACGGGTACTGAGGAAGACTATCAAATGTGTCCATCCTCGGACTGGCTGCAAAACACTCAGTGCAAGAACCCGGCACTTCTAAGATGCA ATACACCTGTCCGACTTGAAGATTCCGACAGTATGCATTCGGGAACTGTGGAGATTTACATGAACAGTACATGGTCCAATGTCTGCTTTGACAATAACCAAAACAAAGCACATGCGAAAATGTTCTGTAGAATGTTGGGATACAATTATGG ACAAGCTCAAGCCAGCAACGTGACCACAACCAAAAACTCAAGTCTTCAATTAACGTGTGGTGGTGCTGAAGACGACGTTTCTGAATGTGGAAGAATTGTAGATGGACCCTGTCACTCAGTTCTCGAGATTTCATGCG CATCTCTGATGGAACTACATAATGGCAGGACCAAGTACATGGGGCAACTGATAGTGCAGGTTGGAGATTACAAAAGAAATGTAGGTTCGATACAAAACGAAAAAACTGTTGCGACCGTATGTAGACTTCTTGGATTAAACTTTACAAG aaattttcGAATGCCTTCGGCTGAGTTCCTACGGCAGAAAAACACAAATTCGGAGAAAAAAATAAGCACATTAATCTGTAATGGCAATGAAACTGATATTGTAGAATGCTTGAATAGCACAGTGTATTTAACGTCATCGACAGAAGACATAGGAATCAATTGTC AAACATCAATTAGACTTAATAACGGGAAAAGTTACTTGTCTGGCAAACTCGAAGTAAACATTAACAAAACATGGGTGCCAGTTTGTTCATACGGATTCCAATTAAATGACGCATACGTAGTATGTCGAATGCTCGGACATGTACATGCAAG GAATGGAACTTATACACTGGAACCATACAACGGTACGTCAATCTATGGCGGCTTATCATGCGATGGAGGAGAAGACGATGTTTCACAATGTGCTGGGTACAAGGAGCAGAACGTATCAACATGCGATTATGGCTATGTGATAAACATTAACTGCC AGACTATGGTTCGACTTTCGGATGGACCCTCAGCAACTAAAGGTCGGGTGGAAGTGTTCTACAATGGAACGTGGGGGCCCGTCTGTGGATATTCAATTGACACAAAGGAGGCGAATATTATATGTCGATCTGCAGGATATAAATACGC GTATGGTCTTCAAAATACCGGAATGACACTCAGCAACAAAACATTTAGCAACTTCATGATATCTGGCCTTTCCTGTATTGGAAATGAATTGTCCATCACAGAATGCAATTCGCAACCATGGTTGAATAGCTCATGCAGTTATTCAGTACCACTGGAACTGGAATGCA AGACAAACGTATCCCTTCAATATGGTGTTAGCAAATACTATGGACGGGTTGAATTGAGATTACAAGGCACATATGGTTCCTTGTGTGGATCTGGCTTTAGTTCGAATGACGCAGACGTTATTTGTAAACTTGTTGGGGCTCCAACTTACGG aaatgcGACTGTATATACAAATAACGTATTTGGAAGCCCCTCCTACAACTTTGTTATCGAACAACTGAACTGTTCTGGCAAAGAAAACGATCTCCAAGAATGTCAGTCCAAGCCTTGGTCAGGAACGTCGCATATGTGCAACTCCAGTAACACGGCTGTGGCGATTAACTGCA GACCCAATACACCGACGCGGCTACAAGGAATTGATCCCTCGAATGGAGTGGTTGAAGTATTTTTTGATGCTGCATGGTATACCATGTGTGGCTACAATTTTGACTTTAAGGAAGCCGCTGTAGTTTGCAACAAACTGGGATATAAAATAGG GAAGCCTGACCCTAAGTATGATTATAGCTATGCACTTGTGCGTGGCATGAGCTGCAATGGCGATGAAAAAGACATTTCCCAGTGCCAGTTCTCATCGCAGTGGTCCACAGGATATTGCCCCGACGCATATTCTCAATATTCCCAAAAAGCAGGAGTTACTTGTAGCG ACAACCGTGTTAGGCTGGTCAGCAACGTTAACAATTACCAGGGTAGAGTTGAGTTCCAGTATTTTGGAGTTTGGGGAACTGTCTGTAATGCAAACTTTAGTCAAAACGATGCACGTGTCATATGCAAACTGGCTGGGTATGAAACTTTGAG TTACATCACAATACATACAAATGTAAGCAAGTACGGACAAGGGTCAGGTAACCTTATTGTTGAGGACTTAAAGTGCAACGGAACAGAGACGGACATTGATGAATGTGCCTCGTACCCATGGAAGGAAAATTCTGCAAAACAACCATGTAACTCGCATTACTATGATGTCGGCGTTAATTGTA GACCTGTAACACCAATGCGCTTTGTGGGTGGAAGTAACTATTCTGGGAGAGTTGAAATCGAGTACAAAGGAGATTGGGGCACGATCTGCGACAACTACTTCGATGAAAACGACGCTAAAGTGATATGCAGAATGAAAGGACTCAATACAAA GAGCTTAGCGATACGAACGAACGGCTTTTACGGGATTGGGAATGGAAGTATTTTGTTATCAAGCCTTAACTGCCGTGGCGACGAGCCTGACATCTCCGAGTGTAGTATTGGTTACCGATGGGGCAGTACTTATTCATTTTGTTCTCACAACAACGATGTAGCGGTGCAGTGTA ACACACCTGTTCGAGTTCGGGAAGGCCTGACATTCTATTCAGGTATAGTTGAGGTTTATATCAACAGCGGATGGCAGCGTGTATGCAAAGACAATTTCACAATGGACGATGCGATTGCGATTTGTAATCAGGCAGGAAAGAGAGACAACTACCATGG AAATGTCTCAATTCACAATCAAGATTTCGCAAATATTACTGCTGAACATACGACTCTTGGTGGCTTCGGTTGTCTTGGCGACGAAGCTGATTTATACGAATGTGGATCCGGACAGTGGGTTGAGTCAGCACATTATTGTCCTAGTGGAGAAAACGTAGCGCTTAATTGCC GTGCTCAAACTCCTGTAAGATTAATGGATGGCCTGCATGAGGCAGGAGGCAGTGGACTACATAAGCCTGTACAAGGAAGGGTAGAAATCCAGTATAGGAGGTTTGACCAGAGTTTACAAAAGTACCGTGATGATCATTGGGGCACAATTTGTGATGATCAGTTTGGAGATGAAGATGCCTTGGTGTTGTGCTCTATGATGGGATACTCTGTTGG TAAGGTATACCGACCCGAGGCAGATTATCCCATGTTTGGCAATGAGACAATTATACTGGACGACCTGCAATGTCTTGGAGTTGAAGGAGATGTGTCCGAGTGTAAAGCACGAGAGTGGGGCACCCATGACTGCGTACACGACGAAGACGTAGCCATTTATTGTA acTACCAAGACAACATTGATCCCTGCGACAAAGAGAACTACAAGAGACTCCCTAGCCTGGAAATGAGACTGGTCAATTTCAAAACAAAGTCAAATCCCATTAATGACAACAAACTTTCCTTGGGCTGGTACAATGTTGGCAACAACACTTTGCCAGATCAAGCACCTCCGATGAACAGATGTGCTACAATTTTCCCGGTGTATAGCAacg ATCCCAACGCGGTACCCAAACTAGAAGATAAAATCAAGTATTTCAAGGCAGAACAGTCGGGAGATTCCAGCATAACATATGACTTACAAGCAAAGAACTGCGGAGGTTATTATGTATATCGACTAGGTCCAACCGTAACAAAAGACAGTGCCTATTGTTTTG GTATTGGCTCGGAAA TTCCTCCTCCGTCGTTTGTTGCGAACGAGGTTAGTGTTGTTAAAGACAACAATAAAACATCAATCTGGTTTAAATGCAAGTTTGACCCGGACAAATCCGAAAATCTCTACTATCAAGTAGAGTGGCACATCATTGGGAATTCAGAGCATGTAGTCACAAAACAATACTGCAACAAGACCGACTTGTCACCGTGTTATCTGACGCACAAGGATCTAGAAGATATGAATATCGGCATGGGTACAAATGTAAGTTGA